In Silene latifolia isolate original U9 population chromosome 3, ASM4854445v1, whole genome shotgun sequence, a single window of DNA contains:
- the LOC141649290 gene encoding protein FAR1-RELATED SEQUENCE 5-like, with the protein MRVVEHKFRPTIGAVFASLEAGIKFYEVYARACGFTPRKHNTKTLRGAVAHQKFVVCNRQGFRESKPKQRPRTKDDENMGDGSSTASTVTRRVKITRIGCRAYVRFALLHGLDGPAMIDEFSEVHNHRLTSVIQVKELVNGYENIGATLIDFKNFQRDIKCYIGLRDADLFIDRLEKLKATQPQFYFAYDVDPQNRLTKFFWADATCIRNYSFFGDAVSFDPTYGTNKYDMVFTPFTGVNHHRKSVLFAGCLLLHEDDISFQWTFQHFLTAMGQKERSDS; encoded by the exons ATGCGTGTGGTTGAGCACAAGTTTAGACCTACCATTGGTGCAGTTTTCGCCTCCCTTGAGGCTGGAATCAAGTTCTACGAGGTTTATGCTCGGGCATGTGGATTTACCCCTCGGAAGCACAATACGAAAACACTACGAGGTGCTGTTGCACACCAAAAATTCGTAGTCTGCAACCGTCAAGGGTTCAGGGAATCTAAACCGAAACAGCGTCCCAGAACCAAGGATGATGAGAATATGGGTGATGGTTCGTCCACAGCTAGTACAGTTACACGGCGAGTTAAAATCACAAGAATTGGATGCCGAGCATACGTCAGATTTGCCCTTCTACATGGCCTTGATGGCCCAGCTATGATTGACGAGTTTTCTGAAGTCCACAATCATCGTCTCACCTCTGTCAT ACAGGTTAAGGAACTTGTCAATGGGTATGAAAATATCGGTGCTAcattgatagattttaagaactttcaaagAGATATCAAGTGCTACATTGGGTTAAGAGATGCTGATCTTTTCATCGATCGACTCGAGAAACTCAAAGCAACCCAACCCCAGTTCTACTTCGCCTATGATGTTGATCCGCAAAACCGTCTAACAAAGTTCTTTTGGGCTGATGCTACATGTATTAGAAACTACTCATTCTTTGGGGATGCTGTTAGCTTCGACCCTACTTACGGAACcaacaagtatgatatggtttttacaccattcaCAGGTGTTAATCACCACAGAAAGTCGGTGTTGTTTGCCGGTTGTCTCCTGTTACACGAGGATGACATCTCCTTCCAATGGACCTTTCAGCATTTCTTGACTGCCATGGGACAAAAAGAGCGCAGCGATTCATGA